Genomic window (Ictalurus furcatus strain D&B chromosome 26, Billie_1.0, whole genome shotgun sequence):
CCCAGTCAAACGGCAGAAATCAAGCGTTGTGTTGCGAGGCAATAGTTGGGCGATACCAACTTGCACAACGTAGCGGGTGCTTTGagtatttttgtctgttttttattaTGACAACCTCACAGTCGATTCGGAACACCAGTAATGTGGCAACATAAATTACTTCGACATGTGTTTCAGTTGATCATGGTATAAATATCAGGGGGTTATAATAGCTAGTTCTGATTATTAGGGGGTTACCTCCCCCACACCCCTCCTCGGAAACTACGCCTCTGGCTGTACAACTGAAAGACAACATCAGTGTACAAAATGACAGTTTCAGTAAAACAGCAAGTGCTGCAGAGTACAATAAGTACACAGGAGAATATAGGTAACTAGAGACTACACGCACGATCTGCACAGAACAACAGCATCAGGATAAATATGCAAAATTCCTTCATGTGTAGCCGTATATGAGAGTGTAAGCGCATATAAAAAGAGCATAATCTCTGTATAGATATTCTCGTGTGATAAATTAATGTTGTGCAAAAGATATTGTGAAATATAGTGCTTGATGCAAATACAGTGACCTTTTCTAATGACAGTTTTCTTAGCGTTTTTCTTCATACGACTGCAGTAAAGAAGGACAAAGAAGAAGCGCCCGTTTCCACACACCGCTCGCTTCACTGCGATTTGAAAGTGTTCGGGATGCCGATGGAAAAGGGTTTCCATGGAAACACTAAAGTGGAATGTGCAAGAGCATGTGATTTTAACACCCTCTTTTATTCTCAATCTGTGTGtatgcctctgtgtgtgtgtgtgtgtgtgtgtgtgtgtgtgtgtttttagcagAGCTATTTTTAACAGCTATTATATAAGATTTAAATGATCATGATATCTCCCCTCTCCATCTTATGTCTCCATCTTGTCCATATCATCATTCCTGAATCTCATCCAACAAGGCGAATCTCACTTCCATCATTTTTCCTAAAATGCTTCCATCCATTTTGTCCTTTTATGGCAtctacgattttttttttttaatgaaatcatcacactgtacatatataaattATCTGTCAACGATTACGGTGATCACAGGTTAATGTGTCAGACTTTTAGGGCTCCTGCTGATTGCAGCAGTGCTGTTGGATGCGTTAAAGGGCAGTGCTGTGGAACAGATGGTTGTGTATATTCAGGGTGACTATACGGCTTGGAAATAAATTTGCATCACTAACCAGATGACTGGGTCAAAGGACTCTTTTAAGGTGAAACGTGGGTGAAAGGAGCTTTCAAGGACTTAActttaaatctgtgttttgaCCTGGATTATAGTTCTTGGCTTTGTTTGGTTGATTTGTCATGCCAAAGATTTATCTCTGTATCTGTATTGAAAGTTACTTTCTGTGCATACCTTCTCGCAATGTTAATGTGTTGTGACACAAGAAACACGATGGTTCTTTGTATGCACCCCCCCAGAAAGTGATTTTGACTCATGTGCTTTGCTCAGCAATGAATATAAACAgttgcttcattttcttcttctgcagAAATGACTAAAATTCAGAATGCTGTGTATCCTGTGAACATACCAAGCATACCTACAATCATGGGAAGCAAATTTATCAGGGATGCTTATAACAAATTCTTAAAGTGGTACAATTTCATAAACTACATAGAGGGTTTCAGATCATATGCAAAATCCCccatttgacaaaaaaaaaaatctagtgtCTTCCTGatgggaaatgtttttttacatgaatggcATCCATTAAATGCATTACTGTCTGTAAGAATAAGCAAATCTCTGCTTTCTATATGTGACAAACATGTACGCTGACGTTCTGTTTCAGCACTAGAGTCGCACACTGAGCTGGTATAGGAGCTGCAGATACGAATAAATAtctgtcccaaactgcgtacCAGCACAACATAAATTACACTGCTGTAGGTTACCTGTTACCATAAAGTCTGTACTATTGTACCATAttgcagggtgtcccaaaattctccatatatatatatatatatatatatatatatatatatatatatatatatatataaactaagtatgaaaaaaattGGAAGACATTATGCTAAGAAGtcttaatttcccctatgtatggagacttttgggacaccctgtatttagTATGGGACATAGCCTTTAAATCTTTTTATactgagcattttatattaaatgcaggGAAGAAGACtgttagtgtgtcccaaatgacatactatacactatatacttatactatgcgCTATACTCTCTGCCATCTAgcgtatgaattttagaagggtagtatggTCTCAAATGGCACACTTTCAGTATTGTACTAACCGGAAGTACATGTTGTTTCCCGGTCGAGGGCAAATTACGTCAAACGCACGTAATGCAATGGTGCCAGCATTAGCGAAATAGCTAAACagataacaaaaatgtattggtagattttactgtttatgttaatgtttccttttatgCCCAATAAGACCTCAGTATTCGTGAGACGTAGGTGTAATCATCTCTGCTTGCACAATTTTAAATCAACTTAGTAAGTAGTGGttatactactttttttttcattcagcatCTGAGCCTGATATAGCCCCTCCCCATGTGCTACGTAAGGAAAGCTGCGACCGTTGAGTGCATGACGTGTCCATCATTCCACACTTTGTTTTTTCAGTTGAACGAGTGCATCATCCGGGAACTGAAAGTGCAcgttgttttttggggggttttcagtgtgaacacactaatcacacagtGAACATCCCAGTGTCTCCATTCGTTATGCAAAGATATAAAGACATGGTTCTTCAGACAAGATCTAGGATAAtacttctgtttatttctctgCACTGGCATCTATTGTTAAAACCTCATTCGGTTGAAATTATTCTTTCACTACCACTTAGACCACTCTAGTACTTTTAGTAGCCGGTATTAATCTTTTGTCATTTTCCAAGTGCTTTTTACTGTTGCATACTCAGCTGTTAAGCTGAATAAGACCACCTGCCAAATTACTGTAACCAATTCGTCAAGATGTCTCACTGTAAAATATCAGCTTTCATGGAAACTTACATTTTCAGCGTTTAACTGTCtggggggaggggtggggggggatcaACACACATCCACTTTACGAAAGTTAACCAAAGAAGACATATTTGATCCCCATGCTTTCCTCCTTTTTTAGACTTGCattagagctgtgtgtgaagtgtgtgatgCTTTTAGCATGCAGTGGAtactatgaataataataattaacctCATTTATCCCCACACAATAACCCCAGAGCCAGAAAATCATTAACTTGGTTAACGTGTGGTGAGTAAAGTCATGCGGACTGCTGTTATGTCTCACTAATCTAACGTTGCAATATCACTTTCTCGTCTTTCCGTCTGACTGCAGGTTGCTTGGACTGCTGCATTAAATGTCTGGGTGGTGTGCCGTACGCCTCACTGGTGGCCACCATCCTGTGCTTCGCAGGCGTGGCTCTGTTCTGCGGCTGCGGACACGTGGCACTGACGAGCACCATGACAATGCTGGAGAACCACTTCTCCCACATCACAGCCGAGCATGCCACCCTCGGtgacgtgtgagtgtgtgtcggGGTGGGGAGATAGGGAGAAATGTGCATGCAGATTATGAcggtttatatatacagtgccctccactaatattggcacccttgataaatatgagcaaagaaggctgtgaaaaattgtctttattatttaaccttttgatcttttgttcaaatcattcacaaaaatgctatgctctcatggatatcaaacacaacacaggtttatccaaaaaatctttgttaaatgtaggcgtatatatatatatatatatatatatatatatatatatatatatatatatatatatacagtgtacatttcacattttaatcatttgcaCGTTTAAATTGGTGGTATGGTGCATATGTATGGCAAACAAAGAAAGAGGGTAGGAGGGGGGAAGGACAGACATAGAGATGTAGAGAAGCACAGGAAATAGGAATGTATTTTAGGTAGCATTATGTATCACCATCTGCTGCAGCCTTGTATATTGTGTCTGAATACGTGTGACCAAAATGCATGTGAACATGCCAATGCTGATTTTTCAGTTCAGAACAGAATgaatagatttttgtttttgaactGCAGGCTAAAGACACAGGGTTCAGACTGCAAATATCCTAAATTCTAAAATCTTAatcatggaatttttttttttttttttgcatgtcacaattattggcacccctgcatTTTAGTAGTTTGTGCAGCCTTCCTTTGCATAACCAACATAACAGCACTGAGTCTCTTATCATGCTTgatgagattggagaatacaGAACAATGAATCTGAGATTAATCCCTAGTAGAGTATCTATCAAAATCCTGCAGGATCTATCGTTTCTACATTGTCTCTATAGACCTCTTCAgctcaccccacagattttcaaGGGGCTTTAGGTCGGGACGGGGATGGCCATGTCAGAAGCTTCATTCTGTGTCCATAGAAGCATTTTTGTGTGGATTTAGTTAGTCCAACCATGACCCAGTTGTTCTGTATTCTCTAAACTTCCCAATGTTGATGAATGACTAGGATTTCTGTGTCACCTCATATTTGCAccccagtgaaacaggaagtcatggatgaCTGCTTAAGTGTTTCTAAAAGTTCACCTGAGTGaactttaaacaaataattaaataaatagaataattaaactttttttgttttacccAGGTTTgcccagggtgccaataattctggagttgactatATAACACAGATTATATAATTCACAGCTTGCATGTTAAAATCTACTTTTGTACCTACAGTATTGATGTTTGTTGCTtgataaataattttttgtgtatgtgctaaatttatatatatacagtatctcacaaaagtgagtacacccctcatatttttgaGGGGTGTACTCTCACTTAGGGTTAGCAATatggcaatatatatatatatatatatatatatatatatatatatatatatatatatatatatacagtatctcacaaaagtgagtacacccctcacgtttttgtaaatatttgattatatcttttaatgtgacaacactgaagaaatgacactttgctacaatgtaaagtagtgagtgtacagcttgtgtaacagtgtaaatttgctgtcccctcaaaataactcaacacacagccattaatgtctaaaccgctggcaacaaaagtgagtacacccctaagtgaaaatgtccaaattgggcccagtgtgtcaatattttgtgtgtccaccattattttccagcactgccttaaccctcttgggcatggagttcaccagagcttcacaggtagCCAGTGGAgacctcttccactcctccatgacaacatcacggcgctggtggatgttagagaccttgtgctcctccaccttccgtttgaggatgccccacagatgctcaatagggtttaggtctggagacatgcttggccagtccatcaccttcaccctcagcttctttagcaaggcagtggtcgtcttggaggtgtgtttggggttgttatcatgctggaatacatgctgggatcatgctctgcttcagtatgtcacagtacatgttggcattcatggttccctcactcatgcagccccagaccatgacactcccaccaccatgcttgactgtaggcaagacacacttgtctttgtactcctcacctggttgccgccacacacgcttgacaccatctgaaccaaataagtttatcttggtctcatcagaccacaggacatggttccagtaatccatgtccttagtctgcttgtcttcagcaaactgtttgcgggctttcttgtgcaatCATccttagaagaggcttccttctgggacgacagacatgcagaccaatttgatgcagtgtgcggcgtatggtctgagcactgacaggctgacccccaccccttcaacctctgcagcaatgctggcagcactcatgtgtctatttcccaaagacaccctctggatatgacactgagcacgtgcactcaacttctttggtcgaccatggcgaagCCTGTTtggagtggaacctgtcctgttaaacctctgtatggtcttggccaccatgctgcagctcagtgtcagggtcttggcaatcttcttatagcctaggccatctttatgtagagcaacaattatttttttcatatcctcagagagttctttaccATGAGGTACCATGTTGaatttccagtgaccagtatgagggagtgtgagagcgatgacaccaaatttaacacacctgctccccattcacacctgagaccttgtaacactaacaagtcacatgacaccggggagggaaaatggctaattgggcccaatttggacattttcacttaggggtgtactcacttttgttgccagcggtttagacattaatggctgtgtgttgagttattttgaggggactgcaaatttacactgttatacaagctgtacactcactactttacattgtagcaaagtgtcatttcttcagtgttgtcacatgaaaagatataatcaaatatttacaaaaacgtgaggggtgtactcacttttgtgagatactgtatatatatatatatatatatatatatatatatatatatatatatatatatatatatatatatattgccatATTGCTAACCCTAAGTGAGAGTAATACATAAATCATAGCACTGTTTGAATCAGTTGCAGTTATGATCCATTAGGAGGCAATGATTAACATATTAGGAGCACATTAGTGTTAATGTTTGTTAATATAGCGTctcaatgttgttgttttttaaatgaacaaatggtgtgtgaatgagatgtgttttcatttcatatttcatatttctaaACAAGctgaaataatacatttgacTCGGATTTTAAAAATACGTTGTTGAATAGTAAGTTATGGATTTAAGTAAAGTAAAATAgagtaaaataatgaaaaaaatggatAAGTTGATGCAATATTTTGGACATAATAGTGTAGTACtacataatagtaatagtatataaAATTCCGGACAAACCTGTGTAATTTCTGCACTACCAATAATgtgacttattttattttttaggtaAAGGCctattttctctttctgtgtttTCTATCCAGTGTTCAGATTCTGCAGTACATCATCTATGGCATTgcctctttcttcttcctttacGGCATCATCCTGCTGGCTGAGGGCTTTTACACAACCAGCGCGGTCAAAGAGATGCACAGCGAGTTCAAGACCACTGTGTGTGGCCGCTGCATCAGTGCCATGGTGAGAGTTGAGCACACAAatactcgcacacacacacacacacacacacacacacacacacacacacacacacaaatacatcctACAACTTGTGCAAATACAGGCCAAGGCCAATCCTGCAGGACTGCTATAGTACTATTTGTGCTATACAGTCTAATTGTCctatagtataatataaattaaagccttgtaggtgtgtgtgtgtgtgtgtgtgtgtgtgtgtttgcatgtgcagTAGCTCTAATCCCCATGGATAAGGCTTAACTAGGTCACCATATTATTGTGTGATTGAGCATTAACCCCTATGTTCTGGTTATGTCAAAACGACCTAGTTCATGTTTTAATAAAGGATTGCAacataaaaattattttgagaCTTATACTTTCACCCGTGAACATCTGACAAGTTATATAGCAGAGGTGAAACAAAAGTGTTAAAAATGATTCCATGTCatgttctctctatctcttatGTGCACCAAAAGAATCCTTAATCCTTACAACATGTGAGGGAAGGTATGCGTCTATTTCAATAACTATTGATCATTTTACTAATATTTAAGGTAAAGAGATGATGTACTGGCAATTTAAAGATCACCTTTACAATTTAATTGCTATAAATGGAAATAGATGTGTACAGGACATGAGGTAAGATGGAAAAATAGGACTCTAGCAGTGCAAGTTTATAATTGGTTCTGCACacataaagacaattttcactgccttctttgctcatatataccaagggtgccaatattagtggagggcactgtattctCAAGAATTTCCCTTGTAAGTTCACATGGACTTCAGGCTtggtttttgtaaaaaaaagaaaaaaatattttgctccTGGTAAGTGAAAGAATAGTTTACGGATACTTTATTTGTATGACTTAGGGATTTAGCAGAATCGCCCAAATAGTGTACATCACAtatgaatttaattaattaagaaaaaatattagcTTGTACATGTTTTTGCTgttcatacagatacagatagtgtcatTGTGTTACATCCATAATataacactaatcacactaaTATATGGTTTTATTGTGTGTATTAGAATTACAAATTCactgtttttctcattttccCACAGTTTGTGTTCCTGACCTACATCTTGGGCTTGGCTTGGCTGGGCATCTTTGGTTTCTCTGCTGTGCCAGTCTTCGTCTTTTACAACATGTGGACCACATGCGCCGCCATGAAGTCTCCCATCGCCAACCTCACCTCTATTGACAACATCTGTGTGGATGTGAGGCAGTACGGTGAGTAATAAGGGGGTGAAACAGAATACAGCCTTGGTGCTTTGTACAATCTAATTTACATTGATCAGCCATAAAGCCCTTGGCTTGTTGCCTCTTAGAGAGAGTAAAAACAGGTGCAATAAGGGTTTATCTCCGTTCCCTAAGGGACAGTTGGCGTAAATGTGCCCTCAGGAATTCAAAATGGGATGCTAAATATTATTGTGCACGTTTTAATGTAAAGTAccgacagtttaaaaaaaaagaaatatgtggtcagtcagatttaagaaaaaaactaattacgtatagtttacattaaaaaaattaagtttctcatcaaaacattatttaattgcCTATAcaaacttaatttaaacaagtttctaattagtAGATTGAATTATGTGTGAGCCTGATCAGTTCACGTTGAATTAACGTAAACCAATTAGATTATGAAAACTTTGAGGGATGTTGCATTGACGGAaactataactatagtattaAATTAACGTGATTAAATATGCATGGTAGAATAGTGTGATGGTAATGTGGCTGCTGCTGAATACCAGTGACCTGGGTT
Coding sequences:
- the gpm6ba gene encoding glycoprotein M6Ba isoform X1, with protein sequence MDGTKPAMEATSEENQDEREESKGCLDCCIKCLGGVPYASLVATILCFAGVALFCGCGHVALTSTMTMLENHFSHITAEHATLGDVVQILQYIIYGIASFFFLYGIILLAEGFYTTSAVKEMHSEFKTTVCGRCISAMFVFLTYILGLAWLGIFGFSAVPVFVFYNMWTTCAAMKSPIANLTSIDNICVDVRQYGVIPWNADPGKACGQTLADICNTSEFYLSYHLYIVACAGAGATVIALVHYLMILSANWAYLKGACQQTHAYQDIKTKDDGELQDVQSRSKEGLNSYS
- the gpm6ba gene encoding glycoprotein M6Ba isoform X2; translation: MDGTKPAMEATSEENQDEREESKGCLDCCIKCLGGVPYASLVATILCFAGVALFCGCGHVALTSTMTMLENHFSHITAEHATLGDVVQILQYIIYGIASFFFLYGIILLAEGFYTTSAVKEMHSEFKTTVCGRCISAMFVFLTYILGLAWLGIFGFSAVPVFVFYNMWTTCAAMKSPIANLTSIDNICVDVRQYGVIPWNADPGKACGQTLADICNTSEFYLSYHLYIVACAGAGATVIALLIYMMATTYNYAVLKFKSHDHSHTTKF